A genomic segment from Actinoplanes sichuanensis encodes:
- a CDS encoding carbohydrate ABC transporter permease produces the protein MTARARALRSAWPQYLAISPFYLLFTVFLLGPTLFSLYLAFHRWDGIGEMQYVGLDQFRFLIEDQTFWLSVRNTLIIWVLSTVPMLLLALVLAALLNSTKRLVGFYRVALFIPNITSVVAVAIVFGALFATNSGLVNITLQGIGLPGVPWLTDPWAIKIVIAMLMTWQWTGYNALIYLAGMQSIPSELYEAAKIDGAGPVRAFFSVTVPMLRPIILFTVVVSTITGMQSFTEPQVLFGNNSAVNANSGGPGQAGLTMVLYFYRTAFGQNDYGYGAAIAWAVFLIVMVFTILNWRLVQRRAD, from the coding sequence GTGACCGCACGCGCCCGGGCACTGCGGTCGGCCTGGCCGCAGTACCTGGCCATCTCACCGTTCTATCTGCTGTTCACGGTGTTCCTGCTCGGACCGACGCTGTTCTCGCTGTATCTGGCATTCCACCGCTGGGACGGCATCGGCGAGATGCAGTACGTCGGACTGGACCAGTTCCGGTTCCTGATCGAGGACCAGACGTTCTGGCTGTCGGTCCGCAACACCCTGATCATCTGGGTGCTGAGCACCGTACCGATGCTGTTGTTGGCCCTGGTGCTGGCGGCCCTGCTGAACAGCACCAAACGACTCGTCGGCTTCTACCGGGTGGCCCTGTTCATCCCGAACATCACCTCGGTCGTCGCGGTGGCCATCGTCTTCGGCGCGCTGTTCGCCACCAACTCCGGCCTGGTCAACATCACCCTGCAGGGCATCGGCCTGCCCGGCGTGCCGTGGCTGACCGATCCCTGGGCCATCAAGATCGTGATCGCGATGCTGATGACCTGGCAGTGGACCGGCTACAACGCGCTGATCTACCTCGCCGGCATGCAATCCATCCCGAGTGAGCTGTACGAGGCCGCGAAGATCGACGGCGCCGGGCCGGTCCGCGCGTTCTTCTCCGTCACCGTCCCGATGCTGCGTCCGATCATCCTGTTCACCGTGGTGGTCTCCACCATCACCGGCATGCAGAGCTTCACCGAACCGCAGGTGCTGTTCGGCAACAACTCGGCGGTCAACGCCAACTCCGGCGGCCCCGGACAGGCCGGCCTGACCATGGTCCTCTACTTCTATCGGACCGCGTTCGGGCAGAACGACTACGGATACGGCGCCGCCATCGCGTGGGCGGTGTTCCTCATCGTCATGGTGTTCACCATCCTGAACTGGCGCCTCGTCCAGCGCCGGGCCGACTGA
- a CDS encoding SAM-dependent methyltransferase, which yields MPDDDALDSTVPQTARIWNYLLGGTDNFAVDRAVGEQILASRPELAENARLSRAYLIRAVKYLAGEAGIRQFLDIGTGLPAANNTHQVAQSVAPSSRVVYVDNDPMVLAHARTLLAGTSEGAITYIDADMHDMDLVLREAGRALDFSRPVAVLFMGVLGHVEDDAVAQAIVRRALAAVPSGSHLAVYDGTDITPANVEAARIWNESAAQPYHLRSPARLAQFFDGLELVEPGVVPVTRWRPEDDAPEIDQFCAVGRKP from the coding sequence GTGCCGGACGATGACGCGCTCGACTCGACGGTCCCGCAGACCGCGCGGATCTGGAACTACCTGCTGGGTGGCACCGACAATTTCGCCGTCGACCGGGCGGTCGGTGAGCAGATCCTCGCCAGCCGGCCGGAACTGGCGGAAAACGCCCGCCTCAGCCGCGCCTACCTGATCCGGGCCGTGAAGTACCTGGCCGGCGAGGCCGGGATCCGGCAGTTCCTGGACATCGGCACCGGCCTGCCGGCGGCGAACAACACCCATCAGGTCGCGCAGTCGGTGGCGCCGTCCAGCCGGGTCGTGTACGTCGACAACGACCCGATGGTGCTGGCGCACGCGCGTACCCTGCTGGCCGGGACCTCCGAGGGCGCGATCACCTACATCGACGCCGACATGCACGACATGGACCTGGTGCTGCGTGAGGCGGGCCGCGCTCTCGACTTCAGCCGGCCGGTGGCGGTGCTGTTCATGGGCGTGCTCGGGCACGTCGAGGACGACGCCGTCGCGCAGGCCATCGTGCGTCGGGCGCTGGCCGCCGTCCCGTCCGGCAGCCATCTGGCCGTCTACGACGGCACCGACATCACCCCGGCCAACGTCGAGGCGGCCCGGATCTGGAACGAGTCGGCCGCCCAGCCCTACCATCTGCGCAGCCCGGCCCGGCTGGCACAGTTCTTCGACGGCCTGGAACTGGTCGAGCCCGGTGTCGTCCCGGTCACCCGCTGGCGGCCCGAGGACGACGCCCCGGAGATCGACCAGTTCTGCGCGGTGGGCCGCAAACCCTGA
- a CDS encoding vWA domain-containing protein, whose product MCFVFDTTGSMSGKINGLITCMVDFVGELAELQLNWQITTVPYGDLTVSGDKVVADLPFVRSYDDAVRQLRSMPRFSGGSNRGESTLEAVTAALGKPFRPYAVPILVVLTDEPPLTEDLTEAEVGQQITIREAICFVASPDLPGYRRWAEDNGGRWYQIDQRVDTTQILAYLRSLVRELPQVAQEVHELGGGSVRRYLQVKADPGATDD is encoded by the coding sequence GTGTGTTTCGTCTTCGACACCACCGGCTCCATGTCCGGCAAGATCAACGGCCTGATCACCTGCATGGTCGACTTCGTCGGCGAGCTCGCCGAGCTGCAGCTCAACTGGCAGATCACCACCGTGCCGTACGGTGACCTGACCGTCAGCGGCGACAAGGTCGTCGCGGACCTGCCGTTCGTGCGCAGCTACGACGACGCGGTCCGGCAGCTCCGTTCGATGCCCCGGTTCAGCGGTGGCAGCAACCGCGGCGAGTCCACCCTGGAAGCGGTGACCGCGGCGCTCGGCAAACCGTTCCGCCCCTACGCCGTACCGATCCTGGTCGTGCTGACCGACGAGCCGCCACTGACCGAGGATCTGACCGAGGCCGAGGTCGGGCAGCAGATCACGATCCGGGAGGCGATCTGCTTCGTCGCGTCGCCCGACCTGCCCGGCTACCGCCGGTGGGCCGAGGACAACGGCGGCCGCTGGTACCAGATCGACCAGCGCGTGGACACCACGCAGATCCTGGCCTACCTGCGTTCCCTGGTCCGCGAGCTACCCCAGGTGGCGCAGGAGGTGCACGAACTCGGCGGCGGCTCGGTCCGCCGCTACCTGCAGGTGAAAGCCGACCCCGGCGCAACCGACGACTGA
- a CDS encoding phosphatidylinositol mannoside acyltransferase, with the protein MIVDGAGPYRIGWAAVSRLPDRPARALFYLIAEIVWRRQPSGVRQLRANLAQVTGADPDSAEVRRLARLGVHSYLRYWREFFQLSGARPAVTFEGLDRLPAPGSGRGTILALPHSGNWDLAGAALAELGHPITTVGQRLRPEALYQRFVAARAAVGIEVLPVDEPRRTVPALGRRLAEGGVVCLLADRDITGGGLPVRLHGRATTMPPGPARLALSSGAALIPVSLWYSGRGLFVHMHEEIVAPPAVEGRRVQAAAMTQALADVFTDAIRRHPQDWHVLQPVWPPADAP; encoded by the coding sequence ATGATCGTGGACGGTGCGGGGCCGTACCGGATCGGCTGGGCGGCGGTCAGCCGCCTGCCTGACCGGCCGGCGCGGGCGCTGTTCTACCTGATCGCCGAGATCGTCTGGCGACGGCAGCCCTCGGGGGTACGGCAGTTGCGCGCGAACCTAGCCCAGGTCACCGGCGCCGACCCGGACAGCGCCGAGGTCCGCCGGCTGGCGCGCCTGGGCGTGCACTCCTACCTGCGGTACTGGCGGGAGTTCTTCCAGCTGTCCGGCGCCCGACCGGCGGTGACCTTCGAAGGGCTGGACCGGCTGCCGGCGCCCGGTTCCGGCCGGGGCACGATCCTGGCGCTGCCGCACAGCGGGAACTGGGATCTCGCCGGGGCCGCGCTCGCCGAACTCGGGCATCCGATCACCACGGTCGGCCAGCGGTTACGTCCGGAGGCGCTGTACCAGCGGTTCGTCGCGGCCCGGGCCGCCGTCGGCATCGAGGTGCTGCCGGTGGACGAGCCGCGGCGCACGGTGCCCGCGCTGGGCCGGCGGCTGGCCGAGGGCGGTGTGGTCTGCCTGCTCGCCGACCGGGACATCACCGGAGGTGGGCTGCCGGTGCGGTTGCACGGCCGGGCCACGACGATGCCGCCCGGCCCGGCCCGGCTGGCGCTGTCCAGCGGTGCGGCCCTGATCCCGGTGAGTCTCTGGTACAGCGGCCGGGGCCTGTTCGTCCACATGCACGAGGAGATCGTCGCGCCACCGGCGGTGGAGGGCCGGCGGGTGCAGGCGGCGGCCATGACGCAGGCACTGGCCGACGTGTTCACCGACGCCATCCGCCGGCATCCGCAGGACTGGCACGTTCTGCAGCCGGTCTGGCCGCCGGCGGATGCTCCGTGA
- a CDS encoding helix-turn-helix domain-containing protein, with translation MVKRDPGPIRAARMLRADLRRAREASGITQQEVAERMSWSLSKVTRIESGDVGITSVDLRALARLLGMGETAIREVVRRNEASRARGWWYDYRTVMSSTYVDLVGMESDAEQLREYAVSVVPGLLQTPAYATSVVSSVGDHFSPEDPEKFESDLRVEIRLRRQQNVLDGSDPPELMVILDESVLYRAVGDFETMAGQVRRLAELARRPQVRIGILPFERRCHCPHNYLIVDLDLVYAEMMTDEIRFDDPSHVEVYRRLFDSAWAEVLDADRTGQLLQRVAGDYESGRWPRPWLWE, from the coding sequence GTGGTGAAGCGCGATCCGGGTCCCATCCGTGCCGCGCGTATGCTGCGCGCCGACCTGCGACGTGCCCGTGAAGCATCCGGGATCACCCAGCAGGAGGTCGCCGAGCGGATGTCGTGGTCGCTGTCCAAAGTCACTCGGATCGAGAGCGGCGACGTCGGCATCACCTCCGTCGACCTGCGCGCCCTCGCCCGGCTTCTCGGGATGGGCGAGACGGCGATTCGGGAGGTGGTGCGCCGGAACGAGGCCTCGCGTGCCCGCGGCTGGTGGTACGACTATCGGACGGTCATGTCGTCGACCTATGTCGATCTCGTCGGCATGGAGTCCGATGCGGAGCAGTTGCGGGAGTACGCGGTGAGCGTGGTTCCGGGTCTGCTCCAGACGCCCGCCTATGCCACGTCGGTGGTCAGCAGTGTTGGTGACCACTTCTCACCGGAGGATCCCGAGAAGTTCGAATCGGACCTTCGGGTGGAAATTCGGCTGCGACGCCAGCAGAACGTCCTCGACGGATCCGATCCACCTGAACTGATGGTCATCCTTGACGAGTCCGTCCTGTACCGCGCGGTCGGTGACTTCGAGACGATGGCGGGACAGGTTCGGCGTCTGGCGGAGCTGGCCAGACGACCACAGGTGCGGATCGGGATACTTCCGTTCGAGCGCCGGTGTCACTGCCCGCACAACTACCTGATCGTGGATCTCGACCTGGTCTACGCCGAGATGATGACCGACGAGATCCGGTTCGACGACCCGTCCCACGTGGAGGTCTACCGGAGACTCTTCGACTCGGCCTGGGCCGAGGTGCTCGACGCGGATCGGACCGGACAGTTGCTTCAGCGGGTCGCCGGCGACTACGAGAGCGGCCGGTGGCCGCGCCCGTGGTTATGGGAGTGA
- a CDS encoding ABC transporter substrate-binding protein has product MALSRRDFLRYGTAGLAAVAVPGLAACTSSTATTGSADTGTTALWYWGDGLSDKVVDAAKTQFASQTTLEPTKVGGDFKQKLTTTLSSRQFVPAITGIKGEDMANFRANADQFADLNEYGFKDLSSQYLEWKVKQATTADGKVIGFPIDIGPTGMFYREDVFAKAGLPTDPAEVSAKLNSWDAFYDAAVAAKAKAPGTFLVINAGAIFNLVIGQGTRRFIDENNTFIGDQPHVKAAWDLAVKAHTLGISAKIEDGSADWTAGITKGTLPSIIGAAWAGIDIRNNAADTSGKWRVAAAPGGPGNFGGSFLAITKQAANPQLAFDIVKWILSPDNAAKNFTDASLFPASPATYTSTALTAGDDFFGGQKTIDVFGPAAQKIPIAYEAAADAAVSAPYFNQLGNVEQGQNADEAWAAAIKEAKQIGERQGVK; this is encoded by the coding sequence ATGGCCCTTTCCCGACGCGACTTCCTCCGGTACGGCACCGCCGGTCTCGCCGCCGTGGCCGTCCCCGGACTCGCCGCCTGCACCTCCAGCACCGCCACCACCGGCTCGGCGGACACCGGGACCACCGCCCTCTGGTACTGGGGCGACGGCCTCAGCGACAAGGTGGTCGACGCCGCCAAGACCCAGTTCGCCTCGCAGACCACCCTGGAACCCACCAAGGTCGGCGGCGACTTCAAGCAGAAACTCACCACCACCCTGTCGTCCCGGCAGTTCGTCCCGGCCATCACCGGCATCAAGGGCGAGGACATGGCCAACTTCCGGGCCAACGCCGACCAGTTCGCCGACCTGAACGAGTACGGGTTCAAGGACCTGTCGTCGCAATACCTGGAGTGGAAGGTCAAGCAGGCCACCACCGCCGACGGCAAGGTCATCGGCTTCCCGATCGACATCGGCCCGACCGGCATGTTCTACCGTGAGGACGTCTTCGCCAAGGCCGGGCTGCCCACCGACCCGGCCGAGGTCAGCGCCAAGCTGAACAGCTGGGACGCCTTCTACGACGCGGCCGTCGCGGCCAAGGCCAAGGCCCCGGGCACCTTCCTGGTGATCAACGCGGGGGCCATCTTCAACCTGGTCATCGGACAGGGCACCAGGCGGTTCATCGACGAGAACAACACCTTCATCGGCGACCAGCCGCACGTGAAGGCCGCCTGGGACCTCGCGGTGAAGGCACACACCCTGGGCATCTCGGCCAAGATCGAGGACGGGTCCGCCGACTGGACCGCCGGGATCACCAAGGGCACCCTGCCGTCGATCATCGGCGCCGCGTGGGCGGGCATCGACATCCGCAACAACGCCGCCGACACCTCCGGCAAGTGGCGGGTCGCGGCCGCACCCGGCGGGCCGGGCAACTTCGGCGGCTCGTTCCTGGCCATCACCAAACAGGCCGCGAATCCGCAGCTCGCGTTCGACATCGTCAAGTGGATCCTCAGCCCGGACAACGCCGCCAAGAACTTCACCGACGCGTCGCTCTTCCCGGCCAGCCCGGCCACCTACACCTCGACCGCACTCACCGCCGGCGACGACTTCTTCGGCGGCCAGAAGACCATCGACGTCTTCGGCCCGGCCGCCCAGAAGATCCCGATCGCGTACGAGGCCGCCGCCGACGCCGCGGTCTCGGCCCCGTACTTCAACCAGCTCGGCAACGTCGAGCAGGGACAGAACGCCGACGAGGCGTGGGCCGCCGCGATCAAAGAGGCCAAGCAGATCGGCGAGCGACAGGGGGTGAAGTGA
- a CDS encoding NACHT domain-containing protein, whose protein sequence is MVRATPLTYPGALALLGRHSPVIVEVLDRVAGAGILLGAVVHPPALGLVDGKQEAGRLVRDLLSPALERVRGTHGRGRHELIAAAHTTIVVAALFDALRQTIGPLYDALEVTDAEKLRLATARGEMISQSAWVDQLAGADLPLPSPAAGFEENLNDRLAPQVAGLTDGALAFFEGLRAWHTGAGDVVPRTVARWRELYRDLYLRLSSDVPEFFVWASYGEHAATRDELRRVNRRLSEVLDRTSEAMGQLHDILVAGATIDRPRRGTIRAALARTASAVLDQPLLRSSKPPGGVSLPSVAEGFVTPSFRYAVVHGPSASAMSQEPWWTDRPIRDGLDVFLAACLAHPDSARLPLVVLGHPGAGKSLLSEILAARLPSERFAVVPVQLRRVNADDRLLVQAETALHDVLHEQISWGALAQECADVTRVVILDGFDELIQATGTTQSSYLTEIARFQAEELALGRSVAVIVTSRTIVLDRARVPDGSLVIKLEEFSDQQIGQWLTAWNRANARTPRFRKLTTTEILRHGGLARQPLLLTLLSIYHADPSAARIDADGISTATLYRMLLDNFIHRQVADKPGRPPGEEQLPPLLGEARWRLSIAAFAMFNRRRQYVGDQDLERDLEVFLGRRRDLAQGFDRPAEQARQTVAGFFFVHVARADEHTEHARRTYEFLHATFSEYLIAERALILLDGYAQRRELYRSDPSAHEAPDDSMLRALLSYQPLSLRRPIVEFARGLVTHHPVSRLPAMRGATRALLAQARTRAFGCLVYEPVPPDVVDGAAAYTANLTILGVLLADDMVVLESLAPPDADVRRWWRSTVRLWQAGLDEEAWESLENTCGSGG, encoded by the coding sequence ATGGTCCGAGCCACGCCGTTGACCTACCCTGGTGCCCTCGCCCTCCTCGGCCGCCACTCGCCGGTGATCGTCGAGGTGCTCGACCGGGTCGCCGGGGCGGGGATCCTGCTGGGTGCCGTCGTCCATCCTCCGGCGCTCGGTCTGGTCGACGGCAAGCAGGAGGCCGGCCGTCTGGTCAGGGATCTGTTGTCCCCCGCGCTGGAACGGGTCCGAGGCACACATGGGCGCGGCCGGCACGAACTGATCGCCGCCGCTCACACCACGATCGTGGTGGCCGCCCTCTTCGACGCGTTACGGCAGACGATCGGGCCGCTCTACGACGCGCTGGAGGTGACCGACGCCGAGAAGCTTCGGCTCGCGACCGCCCGCGGTGAGATGATCTCGCAGTCTGCCTGGGTCGATCAGCTCGCGGGTGCCGACCTACCCCTCCCGTCACCGGCCGCCGGTTTCGAGGAGAACCTGAACGACCGGCTCGCTCCGCAGGTGGCCGGGCTGACCGACGGTGCCCTCGCGTTCTTCGAAGGGCTCCGCGCCTGGCACACCGGGGCAGGTGACGTCGTGCCCCGGACCGTCGCCCGATGGCGTGAGCTCTACCGCGACCTCTACCTACGGCTGAGCTCGGACGTGCCGGAGTTCTTCGTCTGGGCCTCGTACGGCGAGCACGCCGCCACCCGCGACGAGCTGCGCCGGGTCAACCGACGACTGTCCGAGGTGCTCGATCGTACGTCCGAGGCGATGGGCCAACTGCACGACATCCTCGTCGCCGGCGCCACCATCGACCGGCCCCGGCGCGGCACCATCCGGGCCGCTCTGGCCCGGACCGCTTCCGCCGTACTCGACCAGCCGCTCCTGCGTTCGTCGAAGCCACCGGGTGGTGTGTCACTGCCGTCGGTCGCCGAGGGCTTCGTGACGCCGAGTTTCCGGTACGCGGTGGTGCACGGCCCGTCGGCGTCGGCCATGTCCCAGGAGCCGTGGTGGACCGACCGCCCGATCCGGGACGGGCTCGATGTCTTCCTTGCCGCATGCCTCGCCCACCCCGACTCGGCCCGGCTGCCGCTGGTCGTGCTGGGCCATCCGGGGGCCGGGAAGTCCCTGCTCAGCGAGATTCTGGCGGCTCGGCTGCCGAGCGAGCGGTTCGCCGTGGTCCCGGTGCAGCTGCGGCGGGTCAACGCCGACGACCGCTTGCTGGTTCAGGCCGAGACCGCGCTGCACGATGTCCTCCACGAGCAGATCTCCTGGGGTGCGCTGGCCCAGGAGTGCGCCGACGTGACCCGGGTGGTGATCCTCGACGGCTTCGACGAGCTCATCCAGGCGACCGGGACCACGCAGTCGAGTTATCTCACCGAGATCGCGCGATTCCAGGCCGAGGAACTGGCGCTGGGCCGATCGGTCGCGGTCATCGTGACTTCGCGGACGATCGTGCTGGACCGCGCACGGGTGCCGGACGGCTCGCTGGTGATCAAACTGGAGGAGTTCTCCGACCAGCAGATCGGGCAGTGGCTGACTGCGTGGAACCGTGCGAACGCCCGAACACCACGGTTCCGCAAACTCACCACCACCGAGATCCTGCGGCACGGTGGCCTGGCGCGGCAGCCTCTGCTACTCACGCTGTTGAGCATTTACCACGCGGACCCCTCGGCGGCTCGAATCGACGCCGACGGCATCTCCACGGCGACGCTCTATCGGATGCTCCTCGACAACTTCATCCACCGACAGGTCGCCGACAAACCCGGACGGCCGCCCGGCGAGGAGCAGCTCCCGCCACTCCTCGGCGAGGCCCGGTGGCGGCTGAGCATCGCCGCGTTCGCCATGTTCAACCGGCGCCGCCAGTACGTCGGCGACCAGGACCTGGAGCGGGACCTCGAGGTGTTCCTGGGCCGGAGACGCGACCTGGCACAGGGCTTCGACCGGCCGGCCGAACAGGCCCGGCAGACCGTGGCCGGCTTCTTCTTCGTACACGTCGCCCGGGCCGACGAGCACACCGAACACGCTCGTCGCACCTACGAGTTCCTGCACGCCACCTTCAGCGAATACCTCATCGCGGAGCGGGCTCTCATCCTGCTCGACGGGTACGCCCAGCGGCGCGAGCTGTACCGGTCGGACCCGTCCGCTCATGAGGCGCCGGACGACAGCATGCTGCGGGCGCTGCTCTCCTACCAGCCGCTGAGCCTCCGCCGGCCGATCGTGGAGTTCGCCCGTGGCCTCGTCACGCACCACCCGGTGTCCCGTCTCCCGGCGATGCGCGGGGCCACCCGGGCGCTGCTTGCACAGGCCCGTACCAGGGCCTTCGGCTGCCTCGTTTACGAACCGGTACCGCCGGACGTGGTCGACGGGGCCGCCGCCTACACCGCGAACCTGACGATCCTCGGAGTGCTGCTGGCCGACGACATGGTCGTGCTGGAGTCGCTCGCTCCACCGGATGCCGACGTCCGCCGGTGGTGGCGCTCGACCGTACGGCTGTGGCAGGCCGGGTTGGACGAGGAAGCGTGGGAGAGCTTGGAGAACACCTGCGGATCGGGCGGCTGA
- a CDS encoding WD40 repeat domain-containing protein yields the protein MTVDETPPPGSAVSESGDGRAEQGAIANTGVIHGDVRSEFHVHHHHQRPRLSRRLMMRTVAVIGLGAAGAAAAWRYEPEVTRRSTPEPSESPEPVMFGPDASYHERGRRLSPKGETVWSVALGMLRDEPLAVVGRENGRIQLWDPVTGKARSDPLPGHRSQVYGLALHGTMAVSASTDGTLRIWDLTADPPRSTPTTDGIAGGINGVALTTVEGRTVAVSACHDRTVRVWDPTNPRLSGKVMGSKLGAPVRSIAVGVVDGRTVAVTGCEDGDVSLWDVQGERLVGRLGAHQREVGALAVGAVGGKPVAVSGSEDGVVRRWDLSTARPAGETLMDLPKAVKSMAIGELAGRTVAVSGCDDSGVRLWDLGAGQPYGSGLTGPEKTAEAIAFGYFGGRPTVVSGHWDGTIWAWTL from the coding sequence GTGACCGTCGACGAGACGCCGCCACCCGGGTCGGCCGTGTCCGAATCCGGCGATGGCCGGGCCGAGCAGGGCGCGATCGCCAACACCGGGGTCATCCACGGCGATGTCCGATCCGAATTCCACGTGCACCATCACCATCAGCGACCGAGATTGTCGCGGCGCCTGATGATGCGGACGGTCGCGGTGATCGGTCTCGGGGCTGCCGGCGCGGCTGCCGCCTGGCGGTACGAGCCCGAGGTCACCCGCCGGAGCACGCCGGAGCCGTCGGAGTCACCCGAGCCGGTGATGTTCGGGCCGGACGCCTCGTACCACGAGAGGGGCCGGCGGCTCAGCCCGAAGGGCGAGACGGTCTGGTCGGTCGCCCTCGGCATGCTGCGGGACGAGCCGTTGGCCGTGGTCGGGCGGGAGAACGGCCGGATTCAACTGTGGGATCCGGTCACCGGGAAAGCCCGCAGCGATCCCCTTCCCGGGCACCGGTCGCAGGTGTACGGCCTGGCCCTGCACGGCACGATGGCCGTGTCCGCGAGCACCGACGGCACCCTGCGGATCTGGGACCTGACGGCCGATCCGCCGCGGAGCACCCCCACGACCGACGGGATCGCCGGCGGCATCAACGGGGTCGCGCTGACCACGGTCGAGGGCCGGACCGTCGCCGTGTCCGCCTGTCACGACCGGACCGTGCGGGTCTGGGATCCCACGAACCCCAGACTCAGTGGAAAGGTCATGGGCTCGAAGCTCGGCGCGCCGGTCCGGAGCATCGCGGTCGGCGTCGTCGACGGGCGGACCGTCGCGGTCACCGGCTGCGAGGACGGCGACGTCTCGCTCTGGGACGTGCAGGGCGAGCGCCTCGTGGGCAGACTCGGTGCGCACCAGAGGGAAGTGGGGGCACTGGCGGTCGGCGCCGTGGGAGGGAAGCCGGTCGCCGTCTCCGGCAGCGAGGACGGCGTGGTGCGCAGATGGGATCTGAGCACCGCGCGGCCCGCGGGGGAGACGCTCATGGACCTTCCGAAAGCCGTCAAGTCCATGGCGATCGGTGAGCTGGCCGGGCGGACCGTCGCCGTGTCCGGCTGCGACGACAGTGGTGTCCGCCTCTGGGATCTCGGTGCCGGGCAGCCGTACGGCAGTGGTCTGACCGGCCCGGAGAAGACCGCCGAAGCCATCGCGTTCGGTTACTTCGGCGGTCGGCCGACCGTCGTCTCCGGTCATTGGGACGGCACCATCTGGGCCTGGACCCTGTGA
- a CDS encoding carbohydrate ABC transporter permease — protein MRKILLHGSLGVAVLLSLFPFYWTVVMATNTTQDVFRNPPKLTIGPHLADNVQKVLQSVDLIAPIVNTVLVAIATTVLVLFFDSLAAFAFAKYDFPGRKVLFGLLLLMFMVPTQLALIPQFVIMAELGWVGTLKALVVPAAANAFGIFWMRQYISSAVPDEMLDAAKLDGAGFFRIYRSVILPVIRPGLAFLGIFTFIAAWNDYVWPLIVLLDPNKVTLQVALSQLNVGLKQDYSVLMAGALIGVLPLVVMFVLFARNFIGDAVKGAVK, from the coding sequence GTGCGCAAGATCCTGCTCCATGGCAGCCTGGGCGTGGCGGTACTGCTCTCGCTGTTCCCGTTCTACTGGACCGTGGTCATGGCCACGAACACCACCCAGGACGTGTTCCGCAACCCACCCAAGCTGACGATCGGTCCGCACCTGGCCGACAACGTACAGAAGGTGCTGCAGAGCGTCGACCTGATCGCGCCCATCGTGAACACCGTCCTGGTCGCCATCGCCACCACCGTCCTGGTGCTGTTCTTCGACTCGCTCGCGGCGTTCGCCTTCGCCAAGTACGACTTCCCCGGCCGCAAGGTGCTGTTCGGCCTGCTCCTGCTGATGTTCATGGTGCCCACCCAACTGGCCCTGATCCCGCAGTTCGTGATCATGGCCGAGCTCGGCTGGGTGGGCACCCTCAAGGCACTGGTCGTCCCGGCCGCGGCCAACGCCTTCGGCATCTTCTGGATGCGGCAGTACATCAGCAGCGCGGTGCCCGACGAGATGCTCGACGCCGCGAAACTCGACGGCGCCGGCTTCTTCCGGATCTACCGCAGCGTCATCCTGCCGGTGATCCGGCCCGGCCTGGCCTTCCTCGGCATCTTCACGTTCATCGCCGCCTGGAACGACTACGTCTGGCCCCTGATCGTCCTGCTCGACCCGAACAAGGTCACCCTCCAGGTGGCGCTCTCCCAGCTCAACGTCGGCCTCAAACAGGACTACTCGGTGCTGATGGCGGGCGCCCTGATCGGCGTACTCCCGCTGGTCGTGATGTTCGTGCTCTTCGCCCGCAACTTCATCGGCGACGCCGTCAAGGGCGCGGTCAAATAG